A genomic stretch from Deinococcus radiotolerans includes:
- a CDS encoding Asp23/Gls24 family envelope stress response protein: MATPEVEISKNVLMDIAATTLDGIEGTEVAATPLKVGEVLRTQTPGRKPRALKVTREGQDVTVDVGLNIEFGRSLTGTAEKVQQAVRENIELMTGLRVRAVNVTVQNVCVPKGGQA, encoded by the coding sequence ATGGCAACACCTGAAGTTGAGATCAGCAAGAACGTCCTGATGGACATCGCCGCCACCACCCTGGACGGCATCGAAGGCACCGAGGTCGCCGCCACGCCCCTGAAGGTCGGCGAGGTGCTCCGCACCCAGACGCCCGGCCGCAAACCCCGCGCCCTGAAAGTCACCCGCGAAGGTCAGGACGTCACCGTGGACGTGGGCCTGAACATCGAGTTCGGCCGCAGCCTGACCGGCACCGCCGAGAAGGTCCAGCAGGCCGTGCGTGAGAACATCGAACTCATGACCGGCCTGCGCGTGCGCGCCGTGAATGTCACCGTGCAGAACGTCTGCGTGCCCAAGGGCGGTCAGGCGTGA
- the nusB gene encoding transcription antitermination factor NusB: MTRRREKAAAPVGTRRAAREFAFRVLFEADRGNLPMQSVFTRAEASMRSGDDTYPTLSEEALTFAQELVQGITAARPDVDATLRRTIRGWSFDQMAQTDLNVLRLATFEMMYTPEPHPPVIESAVRIARKFGGDDSGRFVNGVLAGLSRSLNEKAAPAPAREEPQE, encoded by the coding sequence GTGACCCGCCGCCGCGAGAAGGCCGCTGCGCCCGTCGGCACCCGCCGCGCCGCCCGCGAGTTCGCGTTCCGCGTGCTGTTCGAGGCCGACCGGGGCAACCTGCCCATGCAGAGCGTGTTCACCCGCGCGGAGGCCAGCATGCGCAGCGGCGATGACACCTACCCCACCCTCAGCGAGGAAGCGCTGACCTTCGCGCAGGAACTCGTGCAGGGCATCACGGCCGCCCGCCCGGACGTGGACGCCACGCTGCGCCGCACCATCCGCGGCTGGAGCTTCGACCAGATGGCCCAGACCGACCTGAACGTCCTGCGCCTGGCCACCTTCGAGATGATGTACACGCCCGAACCCCACCCGCCCGTCATCGAGAGTGCTGTGCGGATCGCCCGCAAGTTCGGTGGGGACGACTCCGGCCGTTTCGTGAACGGCGTCCTGGCAGGCCTGAGCCGCAGCCTGAACGAGAAGGCCGCCCCCGCGCCCGCCCGCGAGGAGCCGCAGGAGTGA
- the folD gene encoding bifunctional methylenetetrahydrofolate dehydrogenase/methenyltetrahydrofolate cyclohydrolase FolD — MTQGTARVLSGPPAAAALLDEARRRAGRLPAVPHLALVRVGEDPASVSYVRGKAKKAAEVGLSSHVHALPDTTTQADLLALIDQLNADPAVSGILVQLPLPAHLDPAPALLAVHPAKDVDGLHPANTGALWNGHPGLRPCTPAGIMALLAHHGVPVRGVRAVVVGRSALVGRPLAGLLLNADATVTLAHGATPDLGQVTREADLLIVAAGQAHLITPDMIKPGATVVDVGINRVPTEDGKGRLTGDVHPGAAQVAGALTPVPGGVGPMTVAQLLMNTVIAAERQHDQLLTSEVPGEHVR; from the coding sequence GTGACCCAGGGGACCGCCCGGGTCCTCAGCGGGCCGCCCGCCGCCGCCGCGCTCCTCGACGAGGCCCGCAGGCGCGCCGGGCGCCTCCCGGCTGTCCCTCACCTCGCCCTGGTGCGGGTCGGCGAGGACCCCGCCAGCGTCTCGTACGTGCGCGGGAAAGCGAAAAAGGCCGCGGAAGTTGGCCTGAGCAGCCACGTGCACGCGCTGCCAGACACGACCACCCAGGCCGACCTGCTGGCCCTGATTGACCAGCTGAACGCCGATCCGGCCGTCAGCGGCATCCTGGTTCAGCTGCCGCTCCCTGCCCACCTCGACCCGGCGCCCGCGCTGCTGGCCGTGCACCCTGCCAAGGACGTGGACGGCCTGCACCCCGCGAACACCGGCGCCCTGTGGAATGGCCACCCGGGCCTGCGCCCCTGCACCCCTGCCGGCATCATGGCCCTGCTCGCCCACCACGGCGTCCCCGTGCGCGGCGTGCGGGCCGTGGTCGTAGGCCGCAGCGCGCTCGTCGGGCGCCCCCTGGCCGGCCTGCTGCTGAATGCCGACGCCACCGTCACCCTCGCCCACGGCGCCACGCCCGATTTGGGCCAGGTGACCCGCGAGGCGGACCTGCTGATCGTGGCTGCCGGGCAGGCGCACCTCATCACCCCCGACATGATCAAGCCCGGCGCGACCGTCGTGGACGTGGGCATCAACCGCGTCCCCACCGAGGACGGCAAGGGCCGACTGACCGGCGACGTTCACCCCGGCGCGGCGCAGGTGGCGGGCGCCCTGACCCCCGTTCCGGGCGGCGTGGGGCCCATGACGGTCGCGCAGCTCCTGATGAACACCGTCATTGCCGCCGAGCGCCAGCACGACCAGCTCCTGACCTCAGAGGTGCCCGGTGAACACGTTCGCTGA
- a CDS encoding divergent PAP2 family protein: MSNRWLWAAVLSSTFAQLLKVFLILLIERRWRPAAFMETGGMPSSHSAMVAALTTGVGITEGTGSPLFAASAVFALIVMYDATGVRHSSGQQARLLNELVLELRAVVREGFAPLPLRVLLGHTYLEVLVGTLLGIGAGFVAFSR, from the coding sequence ATGAGCAACCGCTGGCTGTGGGCGGCCGTGCTCAGCAGCACCTTCGCGCAGCTTCTGAAGGTCTTCCTGATCCTGCTCATCGAGCGCCGCTGGCGTCCCGCCGCGTTCATGGAGACCGGCGGCATGCCCAGCAGCCACTCTGCCATGGTGGCCGCCCTGACCACCGGCGTGGGCATCACCGAGGGCACCGGCAGCCCCCTGTTCGCCGCGAGCGCCGTGTTCGCCCTGATCGTCATGTACGACGCGACCGGCGTGCGCCACAGCAGCGGCCAGCAGGCCCGGCTGCTGAACGAACTGGTCTTGGAACTCCGCGCCGTGGTCCGCGAGGGGTTCGCCCCACTGCCGCTGCGCGTCCTGCTGGGGCACACGTACCTGGAGGTTCTGGTGGGCACCCTCCTGGGCATCGGGGCCGGATTCGTCGCCTTCAGCCGCTGA
- the rpsP gene encoding 30S ribosomal protein S16: MVKIRLSRFGSAHNPHYRIVVADARRPRDGGYIENLGHYDPRKTTENYLKVNVERAQYWLANGAQPTQTARRLLKSQGVKVA, encoded by the coding sequence ATGGTTAAGATTCGCCTATCCCGTTTCGGTTCTGCCCACAACCCCCACTACCGCATCGTCGTGGCCGACGCCCGCCGTCCCCGTGACGGTGGCTACATCGAGAACCTGGGTCACTACGATCCCCGCAAGACCACCGAGAACTACCTGAAGGTGAACGTGGAGCGCGCCCAGTACTGGCTCGCCAACGGCGCTCAGCCCACCCAGACCGCCCGCCGTCTCCTCAAGAGCCAGGGCGTCAAAGTCGCCTGA
- a CDS encoding murein hydrolase activator EnvC family protein yields the protein MNAGRPARVALLTLLLGAAAAQDTSARLEQLQQQLQQQRQLSAQKAQELETLRARIQNLSAQQRQTLAQLDDLAGRTATLENELATVTARVALAERQLADTTAQLNVTRARVERLQGDVREVMQLMYRQRSGQYLQLLSQARSLSDLLIRLRYSNMAGAYQTEVLAGLRDQVAALHDQERVQQQQATQLKALQAQRTDKLRALQTQRARQTTLLAQLRASEQGQRTLATQKAAEQALAAQQVDQLFGQVVAERARLEAERQRRLEEERRRREEEARRIREAQERARQEALRLAQLRQAQAAAAARQAQQARAAQLQRDQQARAAQLQREQQALAQRQVQVQQAQQQVEQQLAPLPVLTGPLGFPLPGGRVQAPYGANGTPWVVLTGAQQAVAANEGNVLAVTFYASLGWVILVDHGSSVTAYLGLRDPVVSVGSRVARGAPLGSVGGSSIIGPGSMGFQLRQGGQPVSPGF from the coding sequence GTGAACGCAGGTCGGCCCGCGCGCGTGGCGCTGCTGACCCTCCTGCTGGGCGCCGCGGCCGCACAGGACACCAGCGCCCGGCTGGAACAGCTTCAGCAGCAGTTGCAGCAGCAGCGCCAGCTGAGCGCGCAGAAAGCGCAGGAACTGGAGACGCTGCGCGCCCGCATCCAGAACCTCAGCGCGCAGCAGCGCCAGACGCTCGCGCAGCTGGATGACCTCGCGGGCCGCACCGCCACGCTGGAAAACGAACTGGCCACCGTCACGGCCCGCGTGGCCCTGGCCGAACGGCAACTGGCCGACACCACCGCGCAGCTGAACGTCACCCGCGCGCGCGTGGAGCGCCTGCAGGGGGACGTGCGGGAGGTCATGCAGCTGATGTACCGCCAGCGCAGCGGACAGTACCTGCAACTCCTGTCCCAGGCGCGCAGCCTGTCGGACCTGCTGATCCGCCTGCGGTACTCGAACATGGCCGGCGCGTACCAGACGGAGGTGCTGGCCGGCCTGCGGGATCAAGTGGCCGCGCTGCACGACCAGGAGCGGGTGCAGCAGCAGCAGGCCACGCAGCTCAAGGCCTTGCAGGCCCAGCGCACCGATAAACTCCGGGCGTTACAGACCCAGCGGGCCCGGCAGACGACGCTGCTGGCGCAGCTGCGCGCCAGTGAGCAGGGCCAGCGGACCCTCGCCACGCAGAAGGCCGCCGAGCAGGCCCTCGCGGCGCAGCAGGTGGATCAGCTGTTCGGTCAGGTCGTTGCGGAACGGGCCCGGCTGGAAGCCGAACGGCAGCGGCGCCTGGAGGAGGAGCGGCGCCGCCGTGAGGAGGAAGCCCGGCGGATCCGTGAGGCGCAGGAACGCGCGCGGCAGGAAGCGCTGCGGCTCGCCCAGTTGCGGCAGGCTCAGGCGGCCGCAGCGGCCCGGCAGGCGCAGCAGGCGCGCGCCGCTCAGCTGCAACGGGACCAGCAGGCCCGGGCCGCGCAACTCCAGCGTGAGCAGCAGGCGCTCGCGCAGCGGCAGGTGCAGGTGCAGCAGGCGCAGCAGCAGGTCGAGCAGCAACTGGCGCCTTTGCCCGTCCTGACCGGCCCGCTGGGCTTCCCACTGCCTGGCGGGCGCGTGCAGGCCCCGTACGGGGCGAACGGAACGCCCTGGGTCGTGCTGACTGGCGCGCAGCAGGCGGTCGCCGCGAACGAGGGCAACGTCCTGGCTGTCACGTTCTACGCGTCACTGGGCTGGGTGATCCTGGTCGATCATGGCAGCAGCGTCACCGCGTACCTGGGCCTGCGGGACCCGGTCGTCAGTGTGGGCAGCCGCGTCGCCAGGGGCGCGCCCCTCGGATCGGTGGGCGGCAGTTCCATCATCGGGCCGGGCAGCATGGGCTTCCAGCTGCGCCAGGGCGGACAGCCGGTCTCCCCCGGCTTCTGA
- a CDS encoding cell division protein FtsX codes for MKYHLRQALLAMRGNVTATLATLMTMTLTLLMLGFVLLLTLNVNRTIEQLESQVEVAAFLRPDAQDTALLGQVQAIPEVRNARLVTSEEVLTEMTQDSPFARDAAALVGNPYPDTLRMRVARIEDTRSVAAKVSALPGVESIEYGAGYVDSTVRTLSAVRLAGYLLVGLLLLGTLFNILNAVRVAMYARRDEISVMRLLGATRGFIRMPHVLEGLMVGALAAALALALLIPAYLSLSQRVQQLAPVFPVVRDPGTLAPLLGGVACLGILIGLLGSIFATRRYLLELE; via the coding sequence GTGAAGTACCACTTGAGGCAGGCGCTGCTGGCCATGCGCGGCAACGTGACGGCCACCCTGGCCACCCTGATGACCATGACCCTGACCCTGCTGATGCTGGGCTTCGTGCTGCTGCTGACCCTGAACGTCAACCGCACGATCGAGCAGCTCGAATCCCAGGTGGAGGTCGCGGCGTTCCTGAGACCCGACGCGCAGGACACGGCCCTACTCGGGCAGGTCCAGGCCATTCCAGAGGTGCGCAACGCGCGCCTGGTCACCAGTGAGGAGGTCCTGACCGAGATGACGCAGGACTCCCCGTTCGCGCGGGACGCCGCCGCGCTGGTCGGCAACCCCTACCCGGACACGCTGCGCATGCGCGTGGCGCGCATCGAGGACACCCGCAGCGTCGCGGCGAAAGTGTCCGCGCTGCCGGGCGTGGAGTCCATCGAGTACGGCGCGGGGTACGTGGATTCCACCGTGCGGACCCTGAGCGCCGTGCGGCTGGCCGGGTACCTCCTGGTGGGCCTGCTGCTGCTGGGCACCCTCTTCAACATCCTGAATGCCGTGCGGGTCGCCATGTACGCCCGCCGGGACGAGATCAGCGTGATGCGCCTGCTGGGCGCCACGCGCGGCTTCATCCGCATGCCCCATGTCCTTGAGGGCCTGATGGTGGGCGCCCTGGCCGCCGCGCTCGCCCTGGCCCTCCTGATTCCCGCGTACCTGAGCCTGTCGCAGCGCGTGCAGCAGCTCGCCCCGGTCTTCCCGGTCGTGCGGGACCCCGGCACCCTGGCGCCCCTGCTGGGCGGCGTGGCCTGCCTGGGCATCCTGATCGGGCTGCTGGGCAGCATCTTCGCCACCCGCCGCTACCTGCTGGAGCTGGAGTGA
- the ftsE gene encoding cell division ATP-binding protein FtsE, with product MIDFKHVTLEYPVTRTLALDDISLTIGKGEFVYLVGHSGAGKSSFMNLVLKRALPSRGEVRVAGEPLSAYRGRRTSLLRRRMGTVFQDNLLLPHLNAFDNVAFALRVTGVPQREWPPRVTAALRTVGLEHKKYALPLHLSLGEQQRVAIARAIVGNPPLLLADEPTGNLDPDNSREVLKVLQNVNLRGTTVIVATHARDLVETFRHRTLTLRKGKLVRDDPYGGYAL from the coding sequence GTGATTGATTTCAAGCACGTGACCCTGGAGTACCCGGTCACCCGGACGCTGGCCCTGGACGACATCTCCCTGACGATCGGGAAGGGAGAATTCGTGTACCTCGTGGGGCACTCCGGCGCCGGGAAGAGCTCGTTCATGAATCTGGTGCTCAAGCGGGCCCTGCCCAGCCGGGGCGAGGTGCGCGTGGCCGGTGAGCCCCTGTCCGCGTACCGGGGGCGGCGCACGTCGCTGCTGCGCCGCCGTATGGGCACGGTCTTTCAGGACAACCTGCTGCTGCCGCACCTGAATGCGTTCGACAACGTGGCGTTCGCGCTGCGCGTCACGGGCGTCCCGCAGCGCGAGTGGCCGCCGCGGGTCACGGCGGCGCTGCGCACCGTGGGCCTGGAACACAAGAAGTACGCGCTGCCCCTGCACCTGTCCCTGGGAGAGCAGCAGCGCGTGGCGATCGCGCGGGCCATCGTGGGCAACCCGCCCCTGCTGCTGGCCGACGAACCCACAGGGAACCTCGACCCGGACAACAGCCGCGAGGTCCTGAAGGTCCTACAGAACGTGAACCTGCGCGGCACGACCGTGATCGTCGCCACGCACGCCCGCGACCTCGTGGAGACCTTCCGGCACCGCACGCTGACGCTGCGCAAGGGCAAACTGGTCCGCGACGATCCGTACGGGGGGTACGCGCTGTGA
- a CDS encoding S41 family peptidase: MTVVGAALTATAAVAYAQLGGYTPVNLSSSAEGKSFLQVLNDLNRYYLQPVDQEKVLRGAITGALGSLGDEFTYYSEPEDNAIDAANLQGEFFGIGVTLVAANADGTGGKIDNVFKTGAASTAGVQIGDVFLKIGDKDVTGAKLNDIVRLVRGEKGTQVTVTFARDGKPYTAKMERQPVQIVSVEQTVLPGNIGYIALNTFYNEKASEQFRAAVADMKKKNVQKLILDLRDNGGGLLNAGVDVADQFLQSGPIVSLRDRAKNTQVFGRATNSASDYTGKLVVLVNKNSASASEVVSGALQDTGRAKIIGEQTFGKGVAQTPIDLPDGGKVAIVSNEWLTPKGRQIHKKGITPDVVVKDTRYTTPVNFTGSGVKPGEKLTLTVEGKPVTVTADKDGKFTYTGEIKRPTRSAQQGEAVVDVQTDAILKKAIEVLGQ; the protein is encoded by the coding sequence ATGACCGTCGTAGGGGCGGCGCTGACCGCGACTGCCGCCGTCGCCTACGCGCAGCTGGGCGGGTACACCCCGGTGAACCTGAGCAGCAGCGCCGAAGGCAAGAGCTTCTTACAGGTCCTGAACGACCTGAACCGGTACTACCTGCAACCCGTGGATCAGGAGAAGGTCCTGCGCGGCGCGATCACGGGCGCGCTGGGCAGCCTGGGAGACGAATTCACGTACTACAGCGAACCCGAGGACAACGCCATCGACGCCGCAAACCTCCAGGGTGAGTTCTTCGGGATCGGCGTGACGCTGGTCGCCGCGAACGCCGACGGCACCGGCGGCAAGATCGACAACGTGTTCAAGACCGGCGCGGCCTCCACGGCGGGCGTGCAGATCGGGGACGTGTTCCTGAAGATCGGCGACAAGGACGTCACGGGCGCCAAGCTGAACGACATCGTGCGGCTCGTGCGTGGCGAGAAGGGCACCCAGGTCACCGTGACCTTCGCCCGTGACGGCAAGCCCTACACCGCGAAGATGGAACGCCAGCCCGTGCAGATCGTCAGCGTGGAACAGACCGTGCTGCCCGGCAACATCGGCTACATCGCCCTGAACACCTTCTACAACGAGAAGGCCAGCGAGCAGTTCCGCGCCGCCGTGGCCGACATGAAGAAGAAGAACGTCCAGAAACTGATCCTGGACCTGCGTGACAACGGCGGCGGCCTGCTGAATGCCGGCGTGGACGTGGCCGACCAGTTCCTCCAGAGCGGCCCGATCGTCAGTCTGCGGGACCGCGCGAAGAACACCCAGGTGTTCGGCCGCGCGACCAACAGCGCCTCCGACTACACCGGCAAGCTGGTCGTGCTGGTCAACAAGAACAGCGCCAGCGCCAGCGAGGTCGTATCCGGCGCCCTTCAGGACACCGGCCGCGCCAAGATCATCGGCGAGCAGACCTTCGGCAAGGGCGTCGCCCAGACGCCCATCGACCTGCCCGACGGCGGCAAGGTCGCCATCGTCAGCAACGAGTGGCTGACGCCCAAGGGCCGCCAGATTCACAAGAAGGGCATCACGCCCGACGTTGTGGTCAAGGACACCCGCTACACCACGCCCGTGAACTTCACCGGCAGTGGCGTGAAACCCGGCGAGAAGCTCACCCTGACCGTCGAGGGGAAACCCGTGACCGTCACCGCCGACAAGGACGGGAAGTTCACGTACACCGGTGAGATCAAGCGTCCCACCCGCAGCGCCCAGCAGGGCGAGGCGGTCGTGGACGTGCAGACCGACGCCATCCTGAAAAAGGCCATTGAGGTGCTCGGCCAGTAA
- a CDS encoding S1C family serine protease — MNKTLSILALTGSLVLGGLVGYDIRERSSGASVTAQATQTTSGEGAQGQMVQALAQPSFNASRARTESEANTVQVVKDRRDGLVLITVKEGDNSSAQAQLRQRLQQQLPFDFGLPDGGGQNQGATATGSGFFVTSGGDIITNNHVVEGASEITVHLHGNTKGYKARVVARAPDFDLALIRVEGVPSSEIKPLPLGNSDQLDVGLKAIAMGAPFGLDFSVSEGIISSLERKVAVGTKGVEQSVIQTDAAINPGNSGGPLLNSAGQVIGVNTQILTGGIGQSAGVGFAIPVNTVKKLLPELQAGKGGVIQTPSLGVGIADVANLSAAERKQAKLPDQGVLISRVYQGSPAAAAGLKGSRTLVDNSTGAETTQPGDVITAVDGQPITSVQQLPQQIISRKIGETITLTVIRDGQQRDVKVTLKAFDLAAAAQREDPQGQ; from the coding sequence ATGAACAAGACCCTCTCCATCCTGGCACTGACGGGCTCCCTAGTTCTCGGCGGGCTGGTCGGCTACGACATCCGCGAACGCAGCAGCGGCGCCAGCGTGACCGCGCAGGCCACGCAGACCACGTCAGGCGAGGGCGCGCAGGGCCAGATGGTGCAGGCGCTGGCGCAGCCCAGCTTCAATGCCTCGCGCGCCCGCACGGAATCCGAGGCGAACACCGTGCAGGTCGTCAAGGACCGCCGCGACGGCCTGGTGCTGATCACCGTCAAGGAAGGCGACAACAGCAGCGCCCAGGCGCAGCTGCGCCAGCGGCTCCAGCAGCAGCTGCCCTTCGATTTCGGCCTGCCCGACGGCGGCGGGCAGAATCAGGGGGCGACAGCCACCGGCAGCGGCTTCTTCGTGACGTCCGGCGGGGACATCATCACGAACAACCACGTGGTCGAGGGCGCCAGTGAAATCACCGTGCACCTGCACGGCAACACCAAGGGTTACAAGGCCCGGGTCGTGGCCCGCGCGCCCGACTTCGACCTGGCGCTCATCCGGGTCGAGGGCGTGCCGAGCAGTGAGATCAAGCCGCTGCCTCTGGGCAACAGTGATCAGCTGGACGTGGGCCTCAAGGCCATCGCGATGGGCGCCCCGTTCGGCCTGGACTTCAGCGTGTCCGAGGGCATCATCAGCAGCCTGGAACGCAAGGTCGCGGTCGGCACGAAGGGCGTGGAGCAGAGCGTCATCCAGACGGACGCGGCCATCAACCCCGGCAACAGCGGCGGCCCGCTGCTGAACAGCGCCGGGCAGGTCATCGGCGTGAACACCCAGATTCTCACGGGCGGGATCGGCCAGAGCGCCGGCGTGGGCTTCGCGATTCCCGTGAACACCGTCAAGAAACTCCTGCCAGAGTTGCAGGCCGGGAAGGGAGGCGTGATCCAGACGCCCAGCCTGGGCGTGGGCATCGCGGACGTGGCCAACCTGAGCGCCGCCGAGCGCAAACAGGCCAAGCTGCCGGACCAGGGCGTCCTGATCAGCCGGGTGTACCAGGGCAGCCCCGCCGCCGCCGCCGGCCTGAAAGGCAGCCGCACCCTAGTGGACAATTCCACCGGTGCGGAAACCACCCAGCCCGGGGACGTGATCACCGCCGTGGACGGCCAGCCGATCACCAGTGTCCAGCAACTGCCGCAGCAGATCATCAGCCGCAAGATCGGCGAGACGATCACCCTGACCGTGATCCGCGATGGACAGCAGCGGGACGTGAAGGTCACCCTGAAGGCCTTCGATCTGGCGGCGGCCGCGCAGCGTGAGGACCCGCAGGGTCAGTAA
- the malQ gene encoding 4-alpha-glucanotransferase, producing MTIPRSSGILLHPTSLPGPFGIGELGASARAFVDWLALAGQKYWQVMPLGPTGYGDSPYQAFSAFAGNPYLIDLNALREHGLLGDTEFNVLPDFNPGKVDFGQQYIWRNQMLERAYARYAFGDAQHLKPDFDAFKAEEADWLDDYGLFMALKNAHGGLPWNAWEAGTRDRDPQALDSARTRLKEDIERVKFIQFLFFRQWTVLRRYAAEKGIEIIGDIPIFVAMDSSDAWANRDQFYFDDQGQPTVVAGVPPDYFSETGQLWGNPLYNWDVMDKDGYQWWIKRFQGSLKLFDVIRIDHFRGFAASWEIPFPAETAIHGQWVPAKGHEMFEAVRKALDTLPIIAEDLGVITPDVEKLRDDFGFPGMAVLQFAFGGGDFSVNDFLPHNLRENQVVYTGTHDNDTTRGWWRNADELERHNFRVYTSSNPTEETFAWQLTRLAFESRANLAVVPLQDVMNLGTEARMNLPGTTGDHNWTWRYLAADLRPDLAQKVRELTEATGR from the coding sequence ATGACCATCCCACGCTCCAGCGGCATCCTGCTGCACCCCACCAGCCTCCCCGGCCCCTTCGGCATCGGCGAACTGGGCGCGTCCGCCCGCGCCTTCGTCGACTGGCTCGCCCTGGCCGGCCAGAAATACTGGCAGGTCATGCCCCTGGGCCCCACCGGGTACGGCGACAGCCCCTACCAGGCGTTCAGCGCCTTCGCAGGCAACCCCTACCTGATCGACCTGAACGCCCTGCGCGAACACGGCCTGCTCGGCGACACCGAATTCAACGTCCTGCCCGACTTCAACCCCGGCAAGGTCGACTTCGGCCAGCAGTACATCTGGCGCAACCAGATGCTCGAACGCGCCTACGCCCGCTACGCCTTCGGCGACGCCCAGCACCTCAAGCCCGACTTTGACGCCTTCAAGGCCGAGGAAGCCGACTGGCTCGACGACTACGGCCTGTTCATGGCCCTGAAGAACGCCCACGGCGGCCTCCCCTGGAACGCCTGGGAGGCCGGCACCCGCGACCGCGACCCCCAAGCGCTGGACAGCGCCCGCACCCGCCTGAAGGAAGACATCGAACGGGTGAAGTTCATCCAGTTCCTGTTCTTCCGCCAGTGGACGGTCCTGCGCCGCTACGCCGCCGAGAAGGGCATCGAGATCATCGGGGACATCCCGATCTTCGTCGCCATGGACAGCAGCGACGCCTGGGCCAACCGCGACCAGTTCTACTTCGACGACCAGGGCCAGCCCACCGTCGTCGCGGGCGTCCCGCCGGACTACTTCAGCGAGACCGGCCAGCTGTGGGGCAACCCCCTGTACAACTGGGACGTCATGGACAAAGACGGCTACCAGTGGTGGATCAAGCGCTTCCAGGGCAGCCTGAAACTGTTCGACGTGATCCGCATCGACCACTTCCGGGGCTTCGCGGCCTCCTGGGAAATCCCGTTCCCCGCCGAGACCGCCATTCACGGCCAGTGGGTCCCGGCCAAGGGCCACGAGATGTTCGAGGCCGTGCGTAAGGCCCTGGACACCCTGCCGATCATCGCGGAGGACCTGGGCGTCATCACGCCCGACGTGGAGAAACTCCGCGACGACTTCGGCTTCCCCGGCATGGCCGTCCTTCAGTTCGCATTCGGTGGTGGCGACTTCAGCGTGAACGACTTCCTGCCCCACAACCTGCGAGAGAACCAGGTGGTGTACACCGGCACGCACGACAACGACACCACGCGCGGCTGGTGGCGCAACGCTGACGAACTTGAACGGCACAACTTCCGCGTGTACACCAGCAGCAACCCCACCGAGGAGACCTTCGCGTGGCAGTTGACCCGCCTGGCCTTCGAGAGCCGCGCCAACCTCGCCGTCGTGCCGCTCCAGGACGTCATGAACCTCGGTACTGAGGCCCGCATGAACCTGCCCGGCACCACCGGCGACCACAACTGGACGTGGCGCTACCTCGCCGCCGACCTGCGCCCCGACCTCGCGCAGAAGGTCCGCGAACTGACCGAGGCGACCGGCCGGTAA
- a CDS encoding cob(I)yrinic acid a,c-diamide adenosyltransferase: MKLYTKTGDGGTTGLYGADRVSKANIRVEAYGTVDELNSAIGLARAHGPSQEMDADLEYLQNALFDVGADLATRSGTTYEKKINRMDEQDVTFIEAMIDRYQESAPPFTGFVHPGGTPVAASLHVARTVARRAEREVIRLLHEEDANAHVQVYLNRLSDLLFVMARAANQAAGIGEHAWLVKGRR; encoded by the coding sequence ATGAAGCTCTACACCAAGACCGGGGACGGCGGCACGACCGGCCTGTACGGCGCGGACCGCGTCAGCAAGGCGAACATCCGCGTGGAAGCGTACGGCACCGTCGACGAACTGAACAGCGCCATCGGCCTGGCCCGCGCGCACGGCCCCAGCCAGGAGATGGACGCCGACCTCGAGTACCTCCAGAACGCACTGTTCGATGTGGGCGCCGACCTCGCCACCCGCAGCGGCACCACGTACGAGAAGAAGATCAACCGCATGGACGAGCAGGACGTCACGTTCATCGAGGCGATGATCGACCGCTACCAGGAGAGCGCCCCGCCCTTCACGGGCTTCGTACACCCCGGCGGCACCCCGGTCGCCGCGAGCCTGCACGTGGCCCGCACGGTCGCCCGCCGCGCCGAACGCGAGGTGATCCGCCTGCTGCACGAGGAGGACGCCAACGCCCACGTGCAGGTGTACCTGAACCGCCTGTCCGACCTGCTGTTCGTCATGGCCCGCGCCGCGAACCAGGCCGCCGGGATCGGGGAACACGCGTGGCTGGTCAAGGGCCGACGCTGA